Within the Trachemys scripta elegans isolate TJP31775 chromosome 4, CAS_Tse_1.0, whole genome shotgun sequence genome, the region TTAAGGTTGTTTGTAAAGCCTTGTGTTGATATATGgtcctgagagacatagttaataaataatataatacatTATTGAGTACAATTCCATAAGTTTATGTATGTTTATATTTTCTATAGCTAGATGTTAATTCTGCACTAAATATTGGTAGTGTAAAATTACACAGTAAGGCCACGATCCTGCGATGAGTCCCCTGCAAGCCCCCACCCccgacttcagtggggctccatccAGACCTCATTGCAGGGTGTGCACCAATTCTATGGCATTACCACAATAAAGTTGAAGGGTGCCTACTGACCATCCACCATGATGTGCACCCTGAAGTATGAGAGCTACTAATAGGGCCATTTAGGAAGACAGAGAGGAACACAGCTCTCAAGAAGCGCCAACCGCCCCCCAATCCCACCACCCTCAAAAAACACCCTAAAATAAATTCTATACAGTTGTAGATTTAAAGATGGAAAAGGTGGCTCATCTAATCCACCCCCTTTGGGCcattgcaggattgttccctacagcgtATTCTCCAGCTCTTTGTCCAGGCCAGTgtgatggagcttccaccacttcccatggGACTAGGGCATTTAGACCTCACTATTTGTAATTTACATCCTGTTTTTCCATcttgcatttttctgtttaaCTCATGAGGAACTCATCCCATTAGTTTTAATTCCACACCCAGTACCATTCTCTCTTTGATGCCCACACCCACCAAAAATGTATAGAAGCTGGTCTTTGTGCTCCTCCctctggttctggttctgcaaacatttacacatgtgcttaactttagttCTGTGAGCAGTCCCTTGAAATCAGGGGaactactcatggtagtaaagttcAGCATGTGTGTAAGGTTTCTGCAGAATCGGGGCCTTGGTCTTTGTTTAGCCAAACTACACATGTGcatgttttttaacctttcataaTAAATCAATCTTTTCAGAAATCATGATCATTTtgaaggggcagaatgggacaAATAGTAACTATTTTACTAAAAGTAGGGCCTGGGACTCTGCAGTAGAGACAGAGGGCATAGAAGCAAAATGTCTGCAACAATTAACAATAaccattataataattattagattagctttattttaaatgataaaatgttgCTAAATCAGTTGAAACAATTCCACCTTCCAGATCAATGAAAAAGAGTACAGTATAAACAAACATTAGGAGCTACTATATGTTaaatgattatatatatatatatatatatatacacacacacacacaaataaaagagagagagagcgagcacatTACCTTTACTTTAGCTTTCCTTGCTCAGGTTTCCTGCCTTATTTCCTGAACACAGCAGCTGTCCCTCCAATGCAACGTTTAGTGAGGGCAcctgctttgtttttaaacaacaaaacttGTTTTTTCAAGCTCGGACGCGGGCGGCAGGGTGGAATGCGGTGTCATTTGCCCGGCTGAGCTGCTGTTCCTAGGGCAGGGTaggggggaagagaagatctttctctcctccccctccccactgtccaAGGCGAGCGGGAAAgggagggtttgtgtgtgtgtgactcatACGGAAGTTGTGACCCGTGCTGTTAACGCTGCATCCGATAACCGATTCAGAAGGGGTGGGTGGCAGCAGCTCGGGTAGGGAAGAAGACACAGACAAAGAAAAGCTGCATTACTGGAGGTTTGGAatcgggggaggggcagagttaacTTCCAGGGATCCGCCATAAGAATGTTAAACAATGGATGCTGAACACCTTTTTCTGGTAGGATTAATGACAAACAATGAAAAATCCTCTCCTCTCCCATTGTGTTTGAGACTGAGAGTCAGATGAAAAACAAATTCCTAACGTAAAATAATcaagcagggctgggcaaacCTGTTCTCTCTCTATGTTTTTCTCctattggttttttttaatgtaatatttaaagctataaaatataaaatagcaaaCATTATGGAACAAACAAGGCATGTGCTAAATATCACTGCTCAGTCGCCGTTTTTCTTATCTCTTCCATCTCCCTATTTGTTCATTCTCGGTGTCCCAATGGTGTAAATACTTACTGCCACGCAGAGAGTTCCTCCCTGAGTGGTCCCGCTGATGGAGCTCTCTAAAGCCTAGATCCTACCAGCTGTTCCCCATCGCTGGAACCTTGCACCTCTCGGGGGCTCTGTGCAGGCGTCTGCTCACACGAATCAAATTGCAGGCTCAGAGATAAATACATAACATTTTGTCAGTGTGAGAAGGAGACACGGGAAGTTTAGGCCAGGATGTTAGACtttgttaattaaaataaactATAAACATGTTTTCTATTCCACTcaaagcttatttttttaaaatgtaaatattcctATGTTTCACGTTACAACAAGCCCATACCAAACAGCATTGCAGTACTATCACTCAGGTTTAAAAACTGAACCCTGGGGGGATAGTTTGCAGCACTGAGGCCTACCACCAGGTGTGGCACTGTCTAATCTGCAAACCCTAAGCAAGGGtgagcagccaatcaggatgTTGGAATCTCTCCacgattgtcctggagtctccaggagaaaaagattaatctttaattaaagcttaTCATGTTAtgggatgaaacctccaggaacaccTGGCACCAAAACTGGTAACCCTAAGCTTGACTGACTCGAAAGGGTGAGAGAGCAGGGTGGGTTACAGCCCTACAGGGACCCACACATcacacatttcagagtagcagccgtgttagtctgtatccatactcctgttctttttacacatcACACAGGTATAGTGCTGATGTAGACTTATATCAACACGCAGACCGATGTGGGGCCCCATTGCAATGGGTCTAACACAACTAGCGTTCAGCCATCAGACAGAAGGGGCGCAGCCACCCTCTTGCCCATGGGTCTCCAGACGGTGGGGCACGACCCCGTACCCTGCTCGGCATAGGCAAGCCTGGTCTCCCTGCCCGGCCAGCCGAGGGACACCGGGGGACTGGATCGGAACTGGCCGGACAGAGGGGCCCAGTTATCCGgtcagaggagaggggaggggaggctgctgggCGGGGCGCTCCGGGACCGGTGTCTCCTCCCCCGCACAGCAGCCCGGGCTCGGTGGCAGGGGAGGCCCCGCCCCGGGAGGCGGAGTCACCGTAGCGCCCCGCCCCCGCCAACCGGAGCCGCCTGCCAGCGGCCGAAGCCGGATACGGAGGTACCGAGACAGGACGCGGTCATGGCGGACTGGGGTCGAGGTGAGACAGGGCCGGGCTTCGTgcgctgcctcctcccccgggccagcgggagccccgggcccggcccggcccagcccagcccagtccaGTCCCGAGCTCGGGGCCGCCGCTATCTGTCCGGGCCCGGGCGCCCGCCTGGGGAGAGGGAACGGCGGGGCCTGGCTATCGGTAGGGGTCTGGGAGTGAAGTGGGGAGCGGGGcctggcagtggggtggggggcctgGCAGTGGCTGGGGGTTGCTGGGGTTTGGAGGAGACTGGGGGGACAATGAGGCCCCTGGCACTGTGGCAGTAAGGCATGCGGTGGAGGGTGGGTTTGGGGTGGCTCTGGTGTGGGGAGGGACCTGTCAGTAAGATATTGGGGTGGGAGGACAATGCAGCCCATGTTGGTAAGATTTGGGGTGGGTAGTTGGTTAGATGTGGGTCTGTGGGGCAGCAAGGGGCATATCAGTACAAAATAGGTGTGGATGGGGTTGGCTTGGTTTGCTGGTAGTTTTGAAGTTAGGGAGGGGATCAAAGGATACGACAGTACGATCAGGCAGTCACTTTGGTTTCTTGTTTAAGTATCTTGCGCATGTGGGGTTTTCTAAATAGTAATTTCgtaaaacaaatttaaagttAACATTCTAGGAAATGGGTTACTCCTCCACTTCCCTTCCTCCGGCAACCACTGCCATGGAGGATGCTCCAATAGGGCTGTCTCTTCTAGATCAGTGGGGGCCGTGAGCAGgcttcagggggtctgccaagcgtGGCGTCACTCTGCTTGCttccagggcaggctccaggtaccaatgcagcaagcaggtgcttggggcggccaacggaaaggggcggcacgtccggctcttcggcgataggtccctcagtccctctcagagggaaggacttgccgccAAAGAAACagcggtggtagagctgctgcAGAAGTGCGGCCGATCAGTAATGGACTGAGGACTGGTGAGGGATGTTTTGGACTTGTGTGTGCATGCTCATTATGAACTACAGGCTTCCCTGCCATCCCAAGATTTCAGCAGTGGTTCCTCCATTTAAGTAACACTCCTTACTTAAGTTGGCACGACTATCTGGCTTAGACATCCTCATATGGAAATTGTTACAGAAGaacaaactattattatttattattgcatatatacacaaacacactctCTAGCCCAAGCTTTTCCAAAATATGCACCTGTGCAGCTAAGGGCAGAATTAGGAATTTTTTTAGAGCAGAGACTCAGATGTAGAAAATGTCTTTGTCAAATGCCTGATGAATTTGCTATTCATTTCAGACCAATGATACCTGGCACAGTAGTTCAGGGCTGAGAGAAACAGTTTCCTGAAATATTATTGCTCATAGTTGCATAACCTTCCATTTAGCATTTGTCTGAAAAGCAGCCTTAAAAAGAAGGCATTTTCCCAAAAGCAATGGTGTGGTGTTTTTTCCGTAGTTCCTTGTAAATGACTCTTGCAAGCTCCATAAGGTTTTAGTAGTAATGTTTTGCAATTCTGTAGTACCTTTtcatcaaaggatctcaaagttCTTCACAGGCATTGATCTTTACAATACCCACATAAAGtaggtaagcattattatccccattttacgacTCTGCAAATGGAGGCAtagaaaagttaagtgacttgcccaaggtgtcaAAGCAAGTCTGTGGTAGAACTGAAAATAGAAATCAGAAATCATGACTCCATTCCTCAATTTTAACCAGTAAAATACATTGCCACTTGTTGTATCATAACCAATAGGACTTTTTCAGGTCAGAGTCCAAATGCTGTGGACGATATGCTAGATGTGGAGAATAAGCGTATGGCGGACAATCTAGCCACCAAGGTCACCAGGCTGAAATCGGTTAGTTGCTAACTTCACATCATACATTTTCTTTACTGTTTTACATGGATGTTGAGAGTACATAGTAGGTTACATGGGGCTGTCTTATTTATTCAGCTTTTGAGAAGCTTTTAAGTACATCACTGTCTGTTACTGGTCAGGTAGCTAACTTTTGCTATTGGAATGTCCTGGGGAATTTTATTGAAATCCTCATCCCTTGTTTGGAATTTAACTATGTTACAGGGTACAAAATTGTCTGGTTTTAGTGGCATCCAGAGACGGAATTCGGTTTGGTAAGTGAATGGGGTGTGAGGTCAAGATATGCAAAGATATATTGTTAAGGGTGCCGTCTTTGGAAGGTCTCAATAAAACCATATTAAAAATACTCatgaaaaaggtgtgtgtgtgcagtgttcCCTCAGGATAATATTCCTGAGACTAAATCAGTTCCATTGGCTTGAAAAACCTTGATTTACGTACACTTCTTAATGCAGAGACCACAGTGTTAGCAGAATACTGGAGTCTGTTTTCCATTTTCACTTTTCCAGTATTTGCATGGTGACTTCATATACAAAAGTTTCTGTCTGTGGTTGGTTGTAGGGCAGAATTTCTGATGCTGGAGATCTCAGGAATTTCTACTGCAACTATCGCTGTGTAATAGACATGCAATTTTTTTCATtggactgtacaaacacattgtgtgtatgtgtggaagGTGGTAGGAGTGGTGGGCCACTCTTGTTTGTGTGCTTGGAATTTCAACAGCTTTTAGTATGTTAGGAGTTGATCATTTCACTTGGACACGCTGACACTTGCTTTCCTCTGTCTTGAGTAGCTGGCACTGGATATTGACAAAGATGCTGAGGATCAAAACCGCTATCTGGATGGCACGGTAAGAAACTGATAGAAGTCCATAAGGAGTGAAAACTTCTGTGCTGAATCTCAAGAGTTGTCCTCGTTGTTTGAGTTTCATAGCAGCCCAATAAACAGCACCAAATTAAATTCTAGCAATTGGGTTTGGCAATGTCTCAAATGCTGGGTGATAAATGTGAAGCTATTTTGTGTGGGCCTTTTGGTACATAGTCCAACAGATGCATACCAGCTGCTAATATCATTGCGTCTgatcagactaacacagctagcAACTAGTAACAGAAACCATTGGAATAAAATGGTGTATTTTAGAAATACAGATGGAGATTATCTATTTATTGGAATTAAGACCTCTACCTCTAAAGCTAATATTCAGTTATAGGCCTTTCTTGGACATTTTTGTTTGTAACTTTGGAATTGTTTATAAATATGTCAGGATTACTTCCCATAATCTCTGAAACCCATAAAATTAATCAGGACTTTGTATTCACTACTCTTTTTGGAAGTGCAGAGGCTGGGACTCTGTGCAAATGCATATCTACTCATGTCATTAAGTATCTTATTCCTTCTACTTACCACCTTAACTTTCACAGGTATTgtgaaaaacaaatataatttataaaataaaatctggtTAGGTATTTTAAACTCTGGCTGCTGATGGAAGATCCAGGAACTTCAGGAAAAAGCTGAAATTGCTGTGCAATGTGTGGGCTAGCAGATGCCCTAATTTATCATTCTAGGGGAAAAGACCTTAATTTCTAACCTCCATATTTTTAATGTCCAATTTATTTCCCCTTTATTTAACAAGCTTAACTTCACCCCCTATTGCAGTCTTAAATTGCTGTACAAATTGTATGGTAGCAATAGAGAGAGAAGATCTGTAACATAGAGCTTACCCACTGAGGTTTTTGGAAGAATTCTGAAAGGAAGGGAATCCAATGCAGATGTTTGAGGATGGGACTGAGGTGGTCATGCTGTTACTTCATGAGCGAGATCAGGCAGTGGCTTTTCTGCACATGTTGGAGTCTGGAGAAGCTGCGACATGGAGGCCATAGAGAAGGTAACTGCAGGATTGAAAGCAAGATGGGATGAAGATCTATATGAAGTCTTCAACAGGGGTGAGATCCATACATTCACATACAAAGTCAGAattgggaaggagaggagaatggAGGTTGATGGTGAAGGTTAGCAGCAAGATTATGGGCAAAAGGCCTTCATCTGACTCTTAAATCAACAAGGTATGTTCAGGAGATGAATTTGTGCTTTTACCTAAGAGAAGCATTTCAAATAAATGTCTTGGAGGAAACTGGAGCAGAAGCCACAAATTACGTGTAAATAAGGAAGACTGGAGGGAAGGATGCAGCATTAAAGTTATTGGATAACATGTTCATTTGAGTGTGGCTGAAAAACTATAGCAAAGGATAAAAATGGGAGCGATAAGATCATaatggagagggagaaaggagatgGAAGACAGCATATGGCCAATAACTGAGCCCTGTTAAGTTCTATCTATGAGGGTTCTTGATGCAGAAGAGAAACCACTACTAGTGACGAACAGCAGTTGGGTAAACAAGGGAACTGGAGATGCCTACACATCTATGGAAGTAGCGTAACAGGAAAGAATGGTCCAAAGtctgcattgaagtcaaaggtgaagaggaaaaaagaagTAGCTATCATGAGAAAGGAGACAGTCATTGAACTAATCAAGGGAAAATACATTCTGTGCTATATCCAGAGTCGCACTTCAGACTGCCGGACTTCAAGAATATGGTTCTCTGAGAGGTGACTGAGAAAATAGCCTTTTCTCCAAGCACTTTGAGAAAGGAAAGGTTGGAGGTTAGGAGAAGCTTTAATTAGAGTGAACAACAGTAGATTTGGGTAAGGAAAAGGAACTGCTGACAATGATAATTGTGTGAGAAGACAGAAACAAAAGAtgggagaggaaaaggggggCTTGAGAGGAGAGAATTTGCATTACACTAGGGTCTTTCATTATCTGATGACACAGCACTGAGCAATATGGTGTTCTAATCTGCAAATACCATTATAATGTAATGGAAAGAAACTGCACCTTTTTCTAAACCTTTGGGCTTGTCTATGCATGGAGTTATCCCCGATTAACTGCATGTATGGGAAGTCTGATTCCAGAATAAGTTTCCACACCTggaatcaggaataactccatgtatagacaagcccttaaagatAGATAAGTAGCATTCTGTATTACTAGCTTTACTGTATATGGTGTGTTGTATGACAtaattcaagtatcagggggtagccatgttagtctgtatctacaaaaacaacaaggagtctggtggcaccttaaagactaacagatttatttgggcataagctttcatgggtaaaaaacctcacttcaaatgcaaacagatgaacatcataccaaatggactgaagataaaaaatccattgcagtcaacatactacactgactgagtgtgtggcacagtctctcaccataaagaaactgaggaaccacttgatgagcatcctgtacagcagacaggagaagatcaagaatgagctctcaaaactggagactctcatacaataccaaccttccacacaagtccacgtggctggactttacaaaaatgagacaagccatttacaatgcacacttcacttctctacagaggaaaaaggacagtaagctatctaaactcctacctgccacagggggctacaacggtggtaccctcaactcatctaacaacattgtcaatctttccaaccacacacttagcccagcagaagagtctgtcctatgtcggggactctctttctgtcccactaTCCCCACAAACAcaatacagttctgcggtgatctggaagcctactttcgtcgtctccgactcaaggaatattttcaacgcacctctgaacagtgcactgacccacaggaaccctcctaccaacgcTACAAGaggaagaactctgcgtggactcctcctgatggtcgaaatgacagactggacctctacatagagtgcttccgcagacgtgcacaggctgaaattttggacaaacaacatcacttgtcccataacctcagccgtacagaacgcaatgccatccacagcctcagaaacaagtctgacattatcatcaaaggggctgacaaaggaggtgctgtagtcataatgaacgggtcggattatgaacaggaggctgccaggcaactctccaagaccacattctacaggccactatcctctgatcccactgaggaataccaaaagaaactacaccatctgctcaagaaattcccagcaacagtacgggaacaaatctacatggacaccacccccccagaaccctgaccaggggtattctatctgccacccaagatccataaacccggaaaccctggacgccccatcatctcaggcattggcactcttacagcaggattatctggctatttggactctctcctcagaccctatgctaccagcactcccagctatcttagAGACACCACCGtcttcctgagaaaactacaatgcattggtgttcttcctgaaaacaccatcccggccaccatggatgtagaagcactttacaccaatattccacatgaggatggagtacaagctgtcaggaacagtatccctgatgaggccacagcacgcctggtggctgagctttgtgactttgtcctcacccacaaccactttagatttggggacaacttaccccttcaagtcagtggcactgctatgggtacccgcatggccccacagtatgctaacatttttatggctgacttagaacaacgctttttcagctctcgtcccctagtgcccctcctctacttgcgctacattgatgacatcttcatcatatggacccacggaaaggaggcccttgaagaattccacctggacttcaacaatttccactccaccatcaacctcagcctggaccagtccagacaagagatccatttcctggaaactacagtgcaaataagtgatggtcacataaacaccaccctataccagaaacctactgaccgctatacgtacctacatggctccagcttccatccaagacacatcacacgatccattgtctatagccaagccctaatatacaaccgaatttgctccaacccctcagacagagacaaacacctacaagatctttatcaagcattcttaaaactacaatacccacctggggaagtgaggaaacagattgacagagcaagacgggtacccggaaatcacctactacaggacaggtccaacaaggacaataacagaacaccactgaccatcacgtacagcccccagctaaaacctctgcagcgcattatccacgatctacaacctatcctggaaaatgatccctcactctcacagaccttgggagacaggccagtcctcgcttacagacaaccccccaacctgaagcaaatactcaacagcaactatacaccacaccacagaaacaccaacccaggaaccaatccctgtagcaaacctcgttgcctactctgtccccatatctactctggcgacaccatcagaggacccaaccgtatcagccacaccatcaagggctaattcacctgcacatctactaatgttatatatgccattatgtgccagcaatgcccctctgccatgtatattggccaaaccggacagtccctccgcaaaagaataaatggacacaaatcggacatcaggaatggtaacatacaaaagtcagtaagtgaacacttcaatctccctggtcattctattacagatttaaaagtcactatcattgaacaaaaacacttcagaaacagacttcaaagagaaacagcagaactaaaattcatttgcaaatttaacaccattgatctgggcttgaatagggactgggagtggctggctcattacagaagcagcttttcctctcctggaattgacacctcctcatctattattgggagtggactatatccaccctgattgaattggccctggcaacactggttctccacttgcgaagtaactcccttctctccatgtgtcagtatataatgcctgcatctgtaactttcactctatgcatctgaagaagtgaggctttacccacgaaagcttatgcccaaataaatctcttagcctttaaggtgccaccagactccttgttgtttttgtatgacAGAATTGAGGACCCTGTTGTAATGCATATGTAGACTAGGACAAAACTAAGGTTGCTCTGAGGACCCTTAATTCTGCATTTTCTGATTTGTGTGCAATTAAAATACCTAAAGTTGCATTGACATAGGTTGTTGTTATATTTTGGGGGTGTACATTGCATTTAATAGAACTTTACTTGCCCTTCAAATATCTAACTGCATTGAATGAACTGAAGGTAATATTCTGTCTCTGGAGCCTGAGTGTGAGAGTAGCAGACAGTGATTTCTTAAAGACGGATTGCTGCTTGTATTTTgcttttccctttatttatttatttatttatttattctagaCTTTAGAGTTAGTCAGTTCCCCGGGCAGCTAGTGACTGAAATGGTTCTGCTTAAAAAAGTAGCACTCTCTAGGGAAAGCcccatttgttttataatttctcCATTTCACCTTTCTGTCTCCCTCAGGACTCAGATTTCATGA harbors:
- the BET1L gene encoding BET1-like protein isoform X1, whose product is MADWGRGQSPNAVDDMLDVENKRMADNLATKVTRLKSLALDIDKDAEDQNRYLDGTDSDFMSVTGLLTGSVKRFSTMTRSGRDNRKLLCYIAAGLVVVFFILYYLVSKART